Genomic window (Pelorhabdus rhamnosifermentans):
TACCGGCTCGAGTTCAACCTCGCCAACCCCTACTTCGCCAAGCCGGAGGTCCGGCGTGCCGTCGCGCACGCGGTGGACCGCGACGCGATCAACCGCATCGTTTTCTACGGATGGACACAGAGCGCACCAGCCGCGATCAGCCCGGCGCTGAAGCAATTCCACAATCCCGGGATTCCGCGCTACGAATTCGCGCCGAAGAAGGCCGAAGCGTTGCTCGATGCCGCAGGCTTGCCGCGCGGGC
Coding sequences:
- a CDS encoding ABC transporter substrate-binding protein, coding for YRLEFNLANPYFAKPEVRRAVAHAVDRDAINRIVFYGWTQSAPAAISPALKQFHNPGIPRYEFAPKKAEALLDAAGLPRG